One window from the genome of Deinococcus cellulosilyticus NBRC 106333 = KACC 11606 encodes:
- a CDS encoding SDR family oxidoreductase gives MFQNDLLAGKHVLVTGGGSGLGKSMVKRFLELGAEVTILGRRENVLQETAEEFKDLGPVFYQTCDVRNPEQVTEVIDTIEKRRPIDALVNNAAGNFISPTQMLSHRAVDAVLGIVLHGTFYCTLELGKRWIARKSGGVVLNIATTYAQSGSGYVVPSAVAKAGVVTLTKSLAAEWGKYGIRLNAVAPGPFPTEGAWERLLPSEEFGEKLKSRIPLRRYGDHVELANLASYLLSDLSGFITGDLIHIDGGESVWNAGEFNILDELSPQDWMKLAETRKKG, from the coding sequence GGCAGTGGGCTGGGCAAAAGCATGGTGAAGCGGTTTCTGGAACTCGGTGCAGAAGTCACCATCCTGGGTCGCCGTGAAAATGTGCTGCAAGAAACGGCAGAGGAATTCAAAGATCTTGGGCCTGTCTTCTACCAGACCTGTGATGTGAGAAACCCCGAGCAGGTCACGGAAGTCATTGACACCATCGAAAAACGCAGGCCCATTGATGCCCTGGTCAACAATGCTGCAGGGAACTTCATCTCCCCCACCCAGATGCTCTCCCACCGTGCTGTGGACGCCGTGCTGGGCATCGTGCTGCATGGGACCTTCTACTGCACCCTGGAACTCGGGAAACGCTGGATTGCCCGCAAAAGTGGCGGCGTGGTCCTGAACATCGCCACCACCTACGCGCAGAGCGGCAGTGGCTATGTGGTGCCCAGTGCTGTTGCCAAGGCAGGGGTCGTAACCCTGACCAAATCTCTGGCTGCAGAGTGGGGCAAATACGGCATCCGCCTGAATGCTGTGGCTCCCGGTCCTTTCCCCACCGAAGGGGCATGGGAAAGGCTTCTCCCCTCTGAAGAGTTCGGCGAAAAACTCAAGAGCCGCATCCCACTCAGGCGTTATGGCGACCATGTGGAACTGGCCAACCTTGCAAGCTACCTGCTGAGCGACCTCTCAGGCTTCATCACCGGAGACCTGATCCACATTGATGGTGGAGAAAGCGTGTGGAATGCCGGAGAATTCAACATCCTGGATGAACTTTCCCCCCAGGACTGGATGAAACTGGCCGAGACTCGCAAAAAAGGCTGA